The Vidua macroura isolate BioBank_ID:100142 chromosome 9, ASM2450914v1, whole genome shotgun sequence genome has a window encoding:
- the ZNF648 gene encoding zinc finger protein 648, which produces MDASENNICDTRGEHSNYPRKATKQVGHSCRPQKEVDMNYSCSPPGNSAGPAGKKELPAELRCGDKETCDTYCQKHGESPAGQFAPSSTSFHLQRGDEDLDHCSSERPRKPRTITKLCEDDGSAALGGAFGEDVEPIPEEALPYRCKKCGSSFRDVSELQEHRRAHPLENSYRCPICTKAFSRAANLRMHKLIHSTERPHKCPECAKGFIRTADVWRHLRNVHKIERSMVILANGTARNPWSVVHHSWQHSAECPDQACPANPKAREDDLKPYACPRCGKGFDKPNLLSKHKVIHREDKPYKCQECGMAFVQLLRLKRHQQTHSGARPFYCEECGGTFTRLASLQRHHRIHTGEKPYSCNFCGHSFTESGTLRRHERTHKLDKP; this is translated from the coding sequence ATGGATGCCTCTGAGAATAACATTTGTGACACAAGGGGAGAGCATTCAAATTATCCCAGAAAGGCCACAAAGCAGGTGGGCCACAGCTGTAGGCCGCAGAAGGAGGTGGACATGAATTACtcctgcagtcctcctggaaaCTCTGCTGGACCCGCAGGAAAGAAGGagcttcctgcagagctgcgGTGTGGAGACAAAGAAACCTGTGACACCTACTGCCAGAAACACGGtgagagcccagctgggcaGTTTGCCCCCTCCAGCACCAGCTTCCACCTgcagagaggagatgaagaTTTAGATCACTGTTCCTCTGAGCGCCCCAGGAAACCACGGACGATAACGAAACTCTGTGAGGACGACGGAAGCGCCGCTCTTGGAGGTGCGTTTGGTGAGGACGTGGAGCCCATCCCTGAGGAAGCTCTGCCCTATCGATGCAAGAAGTGTGGCTCCTCTTTCCGTGACGTGAGcgagctgcaggagcacaggcgAGCTCACCCGCTGGAGAACTCCTACCGCTGTCCCATCTGCACCAAAGCCTTCTCCCGCGCCGCCAACCTGCGCATGCACAAGCTCATCCATTCCACCGAGAGGCCACACAAGTGCCCGGAGTGTGCCAAGGGCTTCATCCGCACGGCCGACGTCTGGAGGCACCTGCGCAACGTGCACAAGATCGAGCGCTCCATGGTGATCCTGGCCAACGGCACAGCCAGGAACCCCTGGTCCGTGGTgcaccacagctggcagcacagtGCTGAGTGCCCGGATCAGGCTTGTCCTGCAAACCCAAAGGCTCGGGAAGACGACCTCAAACCTTACGCCTGCCCGAGGTGCGGTAAAGGCTTTGATAAGCCCAACCTGCTGTCCAAGCACAAGGTGATCCACCGGGAGGACAAGCCCTACAAGTGTCAGGAGTGTGGCATGGCGtttgtgcagctgctgaggcTCAAGAGACACCAGCAGACTCACTCTGGGGCACGGCCCTTCTATTGCGAGGAGTGTGGAGGGACCTTCACCCGGCTGGCATCGCTGCAGCGCCATCACCGCATCCACACCGGAGAGAAGCCCTACTCCTGTAATTTCTGTGGGCATTCCTTCACAGAGTCAGGGACCCTACGGAGGCACGAGCGCACACACAAGTTGGACAAACCTTAA